A stretch of DNA from Mycolicibacterium celeriflavum:
GATTAAGTTGCCCGCCGAGACGCTCAGCGCCAAGGGCCGCCAGACTCGGGAAGCGATCGAGCAGGCGGCGCGGAAGCTGTTCGCCGAACGCGGGTTCCACGGCACGACGCTCGGCGATATCACCTCGGCGGCCGGGAAGTCGCCGGCGGCCTTCTACCGCTACTTCGCCGATAAGGAGGATCTGCTGGCGGCGCTGGCGGAGTCGTTCCTGCACGACATGGTGGCGCCCTCGGGGTCCAGCCTCGAGTTGCCCGGGTCGCCGGACGACGACGCGTTCTTCCGCACGGTGGTCACCGGCTACTGGAACATGTTCAAACAGAACATCGGCATCATGATCGCCGTCGCACAGCTCGCGGCTACCCAACCGCGATTCGCCGCCGTGCAGAACGAGTTCCGTCGCTTCGGGATGGACATCGTCGCCGCATCCGTGCGCCGAGCCCAGGAGCAGGGCTACGCCGGCGAACTCAACCCCGAACACACCGCGGCGGCGATCGCCTTGCTGTTCGAGAACTTCACCACGGTCTTCGTCGGCACCTCCGGCCTAGGGGTCGAGATCACCGACGAGGACGCCGTCGCGACGCTGTCGAGGATCTGGAAGAAGACGCTTTATGGCTTCTAGTCCACCGCCGCCGCGTCAACAACCGTGCGCTCGGCGAAAAGTCTGAAAGGAATCACTGTGGATTTCGCTCTTCCCGATCATCTGCCCGGCCTCCTCGCCGAGATGGACGCTTTCATCGAGGCCGAGATCAAACCGCTCGAACGCGACCACATCCAGTATTTCGACAAGCGCCGCGAACACGCCCGCACCGACTGGGACAACGGCGGCATCCCGCGGCGGGAGTGGGAGGACCTGCTCGGCGAAATGCGACGACGCGCGGACAAGGCGGGGTGGCTGCGCTACGGACTGCCGTCACAGTTCGGCGGCCGCGACGGCAGCAACATCGACATGGCGGTCATCCGGGAACATCTGGCACACAAGGGACTCGGACTGCACAACGACCTGCAGGACGAGTCGTCGATCGTCGGGAACTTCCCTCAGGTCATCATGATGGACCGGTTCGGCACCGAGACGCAGAAGGCCGAGTGGACCGAAGCGCTGATCACCGGTGAACGGTCGATGGCGTTCGGCCTCACCGAACCCAACCACGGTTCGGACGCCACCTGGCTGGAGACCGTCGCAGTGCGCGACGGTGACGAATGGGTCATCAACGGCGCCAAGCGGTTCAACACCGGCGTCCACCGCGCCACCCACGACCTGGTGTTCGCCCGCACTTCCGGCGAACCCGGTCAGGCCCGCGGCATCACCGCGTTCCTGGTGCCCACGGACGCCCCCGGCTTCACCGTGCCGTACTACTGGTGGACGTTCAACATGCCGACCGATCACGGCGAGGTGGAGTTGAAGGATGTCCGGGTGCCCGCAGACGCGGTGCTCGGTGAGCTCGACCGCGGGCTCGAGGTCGGCCAGACCTTCCTGCACGAGAACAGAATCCGGCAGGCCGCCAGCAGCCTGGGCGCAGCCCAGTACTGCATCGACCGTGCGGTCGCGTACGCCAACGACCGCAGCGTCTTCGGCAAGGCGCTGTCGGTCAACCAGGCCGTTCAGTGGCCACTGGTCGAACTGCAGACCGAGGCGCAGATGGTCCGGCTCCTGGTGTACTACGCGGCCACCGAGCTCGACCGCAACCACCACATGGAGGTCTCGGACAAGGTGTCGATGGCCAATTACCGCGCCAATCGGTTGGTGTGTGAGGCCGCCGACCGCGCAATGCAGGTGTTCGGCGGGGTCGGCTACAGCCGCCACGAGCCGTTCGAGCACATCTACCGCCACCACCGCCGCTACCGCATCACCGAGGGCGCCGAGGAGATTCAGATCCGGCGGGTCGCGCAGCGGCTGTTCGGGTTCGGACGCAAGTGAAGGATCGGCTCGAGGCCGTCCTGCGCCCGGTCGTGGGCGACGACGTCGCCGTCGAGAATCTGCGCGCACTGACCGGCGGGGCGAGCCGCACGACGTGGGCATTCGACGCGGTGACATCGGATCGGACGCGGGCGCTGATCCTGCGCACCGGTCCGCCCGACGACGTGCACGCGTCGATGGAACTCGAGGCGCGCGTGCAGCAGCGCGCTGCGGCGGCCGGGGCGCCGGTGCCACACATCCTGGCCGCGGACAACTCCCTTGCTGCGCTGGGCAATCCGTACCTGATCTGCGAGGCCATCGGCGGCGAGACGATCGTGCGCCGAATCCACCGCGCGCTCGACGACACCGGCCGGGAGCGACTTCTGCACCACTGCGCGCGGGCACTGGCCGCCATCCACCGCGCCGACTACGACGGTGTCGGGCTGTCGGCCTCCGACCAGCTCGCCGAGTGGCAGGACCGGCTCGACGAGATGGGCGACACCACCGCCACTTTCGAGTGGGCATTCCGCTGGCTGGCCGCCCACCGGCCGGCGCCGTCGCGCCAGGTGCTGGTGCACGGCGACTTCCGGATGGGCAACCTGATCGTCGACGACTCCGGTCTGGCGGCCGTCCTGGACTGGGAACTGGTCCACCTTGGCGAGCGGTACGAGGATCTGGCGTGGTTCTGCATTCGGGCGTGGCGGTTCGGCGCACCCGAGGAACTCGGCGCCGGCGGGCTCGGGAGCGTCGAAACTTTCCTGCGCGCCTACGAATCCGCGTCGGGCGAGCCGCTCGACCGGGACGCGTTTCGGTGGTGGCTCACTGTCGCCACGCTGCGCTGGGGCGTGATCTGCCGGTTCCAGGCCGAACGCCACCTGTCGGGGCAAGCAGAGTCCGTCGAACTCGCCGCGATAGGTCGGCGGGTGAGCGAAACCGAATGGGATGTGCTGGATCTGCTCGAAGGAGGCGGTCCGAGGTGACCTGGTTGTACGGCCGGCCGACGGCGGCGGAGCTCGTCGCCGCCGTCGCCGGCTTCCTCGACAACGACGTGCGCAACGCCACCAGGCCCGACAGCCAGCCCGGCGACGCCGGCCAGGTGAACTTCCACGCGCGGGTGGCGGCCAACGTGCTGCGCATCGTCGAACGCGAGCTGCTGGACACCTCGGCCGGTGAGGTCACCGACGCGTTGGCCGGAATCGGGTATCGCGACGAGCCGCAGCTGGCTGCCGCGATCCGCGCCGGCGAACTCGACGGCCGGGCGGCCGACGTGCTGCCCGTCCTGCGGACGATCGTGCGCCACCGGCTCGACGTCAACCACCCCGGTTACTGACGATTTGTGGAGCCGCAGCGGCGGTGAGTGGCTGTTGGGAATTGCCGGTAGAGGTGTCTGGTGATGGTGAATGGTCGGGTGACCAGTTGTCGACCGGCGGCGATCGGCGGGTTATCCGGTGGCGTGGTGGAGTCGGGTGAGGTTGAGGGCTGCGGCGGCCAGGTGAAGTTCGGCGGTGACTGCTGTGAGTCCGCGTCGGGCGTAGCGGCGTAGTCCGATGCGGTCTTTGAGGTGTCCGATAACGGGTTCCACGGTCGCTGACCGGCGTTGGTATCGCTGTGCCTGATCGGGATCGCGCAGAATGTGACGCATCGCATCAGTCGGTGACAGATCCGGCGGTGGAGGGCCCTGGCTGGGTTGGTTTTTAGCGTCCCGGTGGACGACTCGGCCGCTGCCGGGGCGATGAGCCGCTCGGGTCCGGGGCTGGTGAGGTTGGCTTCGGTGAAGTAGCCGTTGTCGGCCAACGCCAGCCCGATCGTCTTGCCCAACGCATCCATCTGAGCGGTTGCTGCGGCCAAAGCCGGTGTCCAACAATGCAGATCGTTAGCGTCTTGGGATACGTGCACCCCGATCACGAGGTGATCATCAGAAGACACGATCTGACTGTTGTAGCCCTGAACCGACCCCCCGCCGGAGCCCTCGACCATCAACCGCGCCTCGGGGTCGGTCAGATTGACCACAGGTCCTCCCGTGGGGCCGCGACGGGCCTGGTCGCGATCCCGGATGCGTGCGACTGCACCGCGCCGATCGACCACCCCGGCTGCCTGGTCCTGTTGGGCGCGTCGCAGCCCAGCTTGAGCTTTTCTGAGGTTCTTGCCGATATCGCGGCGCGCCCTGGCTTGTACGGTCCCGCGCACGTTGATCACCGACGCCAGCCGGTGCTGTTCGCGGGCAATCCTGGCCCGCCACAACCGGACCTGATCGGTACCTGCCGGCGGGGCACCCACCACCGTTTCACCAGATTCGACTCGCTGCAGATACTGCTCCTGGCGGTCCTGATCGGCAGCGTCGGCCTCGGCGTCGCAAGCGTCCTGACGTCGGATTTCTTCCATCGCTTTTTTGATCGCGGCTACGCGCCCGGCCGGGGTCTTCATCTCCGCCGGCGGCCCCGCGGCGGGCACACCGGCGGCGGCCTCGGCGGCGTCTTCGGCGGCATCGACGGCGGCTGCGTCGCTGACTGCGGCTTCGGCGATCCGGCGGGACTGCTCACGCACCCACTGCCGAGACCGATTGGCTGATTTCGAGGCGTTGGCAGCGATCTTGGTGCCGTCGATGGCGATCGACTCGATGCGCACCATCTGCGCCTGGGCACACAACCGCAGCACCTGAGCGAACAGGTCGGTGAACGCGTCGTCGTGCTCGGCGCGGAACCGCGCGATCGTGGTGTGATCCGGGGCGTCTTGAGCGCACAGCACCCGGTAAGCGACATGATCAGCGCACAGCCGTTCAATCCGGCGCGAAGACCGCTGACCCGAGGCATAGGCATAGATCAACAACGCCACCAACATCTTCGGGTCATAACCGGCTCGCCCGACACCGCCGGTACGCCGACCAGCGTGAAACGCCGAGGTATCCAACTGCTCGACGGCATCGAGGATGAACCACACCAGATGATCAGCAGCCAGCCAATCCGCCATATTCGGCGGCAACAGAAACTGCTGATCACGCTCTACCGGACGATAAGAATGAGCCACCCACTCATCCTCGAACCGACCCCGTCACAAACCCGCCAACGACACAATCCATTTCGCAACAGCCACTGAGCGCCGGTAATACTCCACAAATCGCGGCTTAGACCCGGCGGACGCGGGCGAGCCAGGCTGGTTCGTCGACCAGCGAGCCGGCGGGCTTGCCGAAGGTCTCGACGTGCGGCTCACCGATGACCCCGCGATACGTCGTGCTGTCCAAGGCCTCCAGCACCCAGCCGTCGCCGAAGGCGCCGCGGATGTCGGATTCGCTGACCTCCGGACCAAAACCGTGGCCGCGATCGGACAGCGCCAGCACGTGCACCAGCGCACCCGACCGGCACGCTGCGTGCAGGCTGCGCACGTACCGCGCCCGGTCCGCCTCGTCGAAGATGTGGAACAGCGCGCTGTCGACGATGGTGTCGTAACCCGGGTTGCCGAGATTCATCGCGTCAGCCACCTCGAAACGCGCATCGACGCCCTTGGCTGCGGCGTTGCTGCGCGCGAACTCGATCGCCGACGGCACGAAGTCGACGCCGACCACGTCGTAGCCCAGGCGGGTGAGCATGATCGTGTGCTCGCCGGCGCCGCAGCCGACGTCCAGCACCTTGCCGCGGATCAGGCCCGCTCGTTCCAGGTCGACGATCGCGGGTTGAGGCTCGCCGATCACCCAGGGCGCGGTGCCGCTCTTGTAGGCGTCGTCGAATAGCGAGAGAGTAGGTGTCACATCCATGACCGCCAGTGTTCAACCTCAACCAGTATTGAGGTCAAGGAGGACCTGTGACCGTTGCCGACGACACCGTCGCCGAGGTGGCAGACCGCCTGTTCGGGGCGATCGAGTCCGGCGACCACGACGCGATTCGCCGGCTGTGGAACGACGACATCGTGGTCTGGAAGGTCGCCGACGGGGAACGCGACAAGGACCGGGCGTTGCGGGTCCTCGACTGGTTCATCGACACCACGACACAGCGCCGCTACGAAATCCTCGACCGTCAACTGTTCGACGGTGGGTTCGTCCAGCAGCACGTCCTGCACGCCACCGGACACAACGGCGGGGTGATCGCGATGCGCGTCGGCATCGTGATCAAGCTGGGGGCCAACGGGCTGATCAGCCGAATCGACGAGTACTTCGACCCGGCGGAGATCGCCCCGCTGCTCGACCAACGATGAGGAGATGACATGGCAAGCCTGAGCGAGTTTTTCAGCGATCCGGGCTCGGCCGGCACATGGACGCTGGACCCCGGCCGGTCCACCATCGCGGTCAAGACCAAGTCGATGTGGGGCCTCGTGCCCGTCAAAGGCAAATTCACCGAGTTCAGCGGTGAGGGCCAACTGACCGCTCCGCAAACGGTTTCCGGCCGCATCGAGATCAAGGCCACGTCGCTGCGCACCGGGATCCGCAAACGCGACGAGCACCTGCACTCCGCGGATTTCTTTGAGGCGGAAAAGTTTCCGGTGATCACAGCTGTTATCACCGGCGCCGACGCGGTCGACGGCGACACCATCGACCTGCGCGCCGAACTGACCGTCAAGGACGTGACCAGACCGCTGACGCTGCGAACCAAGGTGGTCCCGGTCGGTGATGGCGGAATGCGGCTGATCACCAAGGCCATCGTGGATCGGCAGGACTTCACCGTCGACGGCAACCTGGTGGGCATGATCGGTGACAAGGCGACGATCTCCGGCGACTTGGTGTTCCGCCACGCCGGCTAGCCGTACCATCACCCGCATGGTCGAGTCATCGCGTCCGTTGCGGGTCCTCGTCTACAGCGACAACCCCAGGACCCGAGAAGAGGTCCGGCTCGCGCTCGGCAAGCGGGTGCATCCGGATTTGCCCGAGCTGACCTACTTCGATGTGGCGACCGGCCCCATGGTCATCCGCCAGATGGATCAGGGTGGGTTCGATCTGGTGATCCTCGACGGCGAGGCCACCCCGACCGGCGGGATGGGAATCGCCAAGCAACTCAAGGACGAGATCGACGACTGTCCACCGATCCTGGTGCTGACTGGCCGACCGGATGACGCGTGGCTGGCCCGTTGGTCGCGCGCCGAAGCCGCCGTGCCGCACCCCATCGATCCGATCCGTCTCGGGGATGCCGTGGCGTCACTGCTGCGCACGCCAGTGCAATAGCTGGAAATACGTAATCGCCTGCTGCACTGGGCTATTGAGGGCACGACGGCATAGCCAGGCGTTGCCAATAGCGATACTAACCAAAAGGTGTGGCGCGCATCCCAAAGCCCGCTAGGGTGTGGGTAAGCTCACATCGAACAGCCCACGAGGGAGCGTTTGCTCGGTATGGATTTGTACACGCCAATCCTGGTGCTTGGCGCTATTGCCGCTGCGTTCGCGGTCGGCTCGGTCGCCATTGCTCTGCTGGTCGGCCCGCGGCGCTACAACCGGGCCAAGCTCGAGGCCTACGAATGCGGCATCGAGCCGGTGCCGCACGGCGGTCCGTCCGGTCAGCCGACCGGCCAGCGGTTTCCCATCAAGTACTACCTGACCGCGATGTTGTTCATCATCTTCGACATCGAGATCGTGTTCCTCTACCCGTGGGCCGTGGCCTTCGACAATCTGGGGCTGTTTGCGCTGGTAGAGATGCTGCTGTTCATGGCGACGGTGTTCGTGGCCTACGCCTACGTCTGGCGGCGGGGAGGGCTGGCATGGGACTAGAGGAGAAACTGCCCGGCGGGATCCTGCTGTCCACCGTGGAGAAGGTGGCGGGGTACATCCGCAAGGGCTCGCTGTGGCCTGCGACGTTCGGGCTGGCGTGCTGCGCGATCGAGATGATGTCGACGGCCAGCCCCCGGTTCGACATCTCCCGCTTCGGCATGGAGCGGTTCTCGGCGACGCCCCGGCAGGCCGACCTGATGATCGTCGCCGGCCGGGTCAGCCAGAAGATGGCGCCGGTGCTGCGGCAGATCTACGACCAGATGGCCGAGCCGAAATGGGTGCTGGCGATGGGGGTCTGCGCCTCATCGGGCGGCATGTTCAACAACTACGCGATCGTGCAGGGCGTCGATCACGTCGTCCCGGTGGACATCTACCTGCCGGGCTGCCCGCCTCGTCCGGAGATGTTGCTGCACGCGATCCTGAAGTTGCACGACAAGATTCAGGAGATGCCGCTCGGCGTGCACCGCGAGGAGGCGGTCCGCGAGGCCGAGCAGGCCGCGCTCGCCGTCACCCCGACCATCGAGCTCAAAGGGCTGCTGCGGTGAGCGCGACCAACGGCAACGGCACCTCCGGCCAAGGGGCACCCGAGATCATCGGCGTGCGCCGCGGCATGTTCGGGGCCAAGGGGTCGGGCGACACCTCGGGTTACGGCCGCCT
This window harbors:
- a CDS encoding TetR/AcrR family transcriptional regulator; this encodes MPAETLSAKGRQTREAIEQAARKLFAERGFHGTTLGDITSAAGKSPAAFYRYFADKEDLLAALAESFLHDMVAPSGSSLELPGSPDDDAFFRTVVTGYWNMFKQNIGIMIAVAQLAATQPRFAAVQNEFRRFGMDIVAASVRRAQEQGYAGELNPEHTAAAIALLFENFTTVFVGTSGLGVEITDEDAVATLSRIWKKTLYGF
- a CDS encoding acyl-CoA dehydrogenase family protein, with amino-acid sequence MDFALPDHLPGLLAEMDAFIEAEIKPLERDHIQYFDKRREHARTDWDNGGIPRREWEDLLGEMRRRADKAGWLRYGLPSQFGGRDGSNIDMAVIREHLAHKGLGLHNDLQDESSIVGNFPQVIMMDRFGTETQKAEWTEALITGERSMAFGLTEPNHGSDATWLETVAVRDGDEWVINGAKRFNTGVHRATHDLVFARTSGEPGQARGITAFLVPTDAPGFTVPYYWWTFNMPTDHGEVELKDVRVPADAVLGELDRGLEVGQTFLHENRIRQAASSLGAAQYCIDRAVAYANDRSVFGKALSVNQAVQWPLVELQTEAQMVRLLVYYAATELDRNHHMEVSDKVSMANYRANRLVCEAADRAMQVFGGVGYSRHEPFEHIYRHHRRYRITEGAEEIQIRRVAQRLFGFGRK
- a CDS encoding phosphotransferase family protein, with the translated sequence MKDRLEAVLRPVVGDDVAVENLRALTGGASRTTWAFDAVTSDRTRALILRTGPPDDVHASMELEARVQQRAAAAGAPVPHILAADNSLAALGNPYLICEAIGGETIVRRIHRALDDTGRERLLHHCARALAAIHRADYDGVGLSASDQLAEWQDRLDEMGDTTATFEWAFRWLAAHRPAPSRQVLVHGDFRMGNLIVDDSGLAAVLDWELVHLGERYEDLAWFCIRAWRFGAPEELGAGGLGSVETFLRAYESASGEPLDRDAFRWWLTVATLRWGVICRFQAERHLSGQAESVELAAIGRRVSETEWDVLDLLEGGGPR
- a CDS encoding DUF6285 domain-containing protein, with translation MTWLYGRPTAAELVAAVAGFLDNDVRNATRPDSQPGDAGQVNFHARVAANVLRIVERELLDTSAGEVTDALAGIGYRDEPQLAAAIRAGELDGRAADVLPVLRTIVRHRLDVNHPGY
- a CDS encoding transposase, which encodes MAHSYRPVERDQQFLLPPNMADWLAADHLVWFILDAVEQLDTSAFHAGRRTGGVGRAGYDPKMLVALLIYAYASGQRSSRRIERLCADHVAYRVLCAQDAPDHTTIARFRAEHDDAFTDLFAQVLRLCAQAQMVRIESIAIDGTKIAANASKSANRSRQWVREQSRRIAEAAVSDAAAVDAAEDAAEAAAGVPAAGPPAEMKTPAGRVAAIKKAMEEIRRQDACDAEADAADQDRQEQYLQRVESGETVVGAPPAGTDQVRLWRARIAREQHRLASVINVRGTVQARARRDIGKNLRKAQAGLRRAQQDQAAGVVDRRGAVARIRDRDQARRGPTGGPVVNLTDPEARLMVEGSGGGSVQGYNSQIVSSDDHLVIGVHVSQDANDLHCWTPALAAATAQMDALGKTIGLALADNGYFTEANLTSPGPERLIAPAAAESSTGTLKTNPARALHRRICHRLMRCVTFCAIPIRHSDTNAGQRPWNPLSDTSKTASDYAATPDADSQQSPPNFTWPPQPSTSPDSTTPPDNPPIAAGRQLVTRPFTITRHLYRQFPTATHRRCGSTNRQ
- a CDS encoding class I SAM-dependent methyltransferase; amino-acid sequence: MDVTPTLSLFDDAYKSGTAPWVIGEPQPAIVDLERAGLIRGKVLDVGCGAGEHTIMLTRLGYDVVGVDFVPSAIEFARSNAAAKGVDARFEVADAMNLGNPGYDTIVDSALFHIFDEADRARYVRSLHAACRSGALVHVLALSDRGHGFGPEVSESDIRGAFGDGWVLEALDSTTYRGVIGEPHVETFGKPAGSLVDEPAWLARVRRV
- a CDS encoding nuclear transport factor 2 family protein, with translation MTVADDTVAEVADRLFGAIESGDHDAIRRLWNDDIVVWKVADGERDKDRALRVLDWFIDTTTQRRYEILDRQLFDGGFVQQHVLHATGHNGGVIAMRVGIVIKLGANGLISRIDEYFDPAEIAPLLDQR
- a CDS encoding YceI family protein: MASLSEFFSDPGSAGTWTLDPGRSTIAVKTKSMWGLVPVKGKFTEFSGEGQLTAPQTVSGRIEIKATSLRTGIRKRDEHLHSADFFEAEKFPVITAVITGADAVDGDTIDLRAELTVKDVTRPLTLRTKVVPVGDGGMRLITKAIVDRQDFTVDGNLVGMIGDKATISGDLVFRHAG
- a CDS encoding Rv3143 family two-component system response regulator produces the protein MVESSRPLRVLVYSDNPRTREEVRLALGKRVHPDLPELTYFDVATGPMVIRQMDQGGFDLVILDGEATPTGGMGIAKQLKDEIDDCPPILVLTGRPDDAWLARWSRAEAAVPHPIDPIRLGDAVASLLRTPVQ
- a CDS encoding NADH-quinone oxidoreductase subunit A produces the protein MDLYTPILVLGAIAAAFAVGSVAIALLVGPRRYNRAKLEAYECGIEPVPHGGPSGQPTGQRFPIKYYLTAMLFIIFDIEIVFLYPWAVAFDNLGLFALVEMLLFMATVFVAYAYVWRRGGLAWD
- a CDS encoding NuoB/complex I 20 kDa subunit family protein, whose protein sequence is MGLEEKLPGGILLSTVEKVAGYIRKGSLWPATFGLACCAIEMMSTASPRFDISRFGMERFSATPRQADLMIVAGRVSQKMAPVLRQIYDQMAEPKWVLAMGVCASSGGMFNNYAIVQGVDHVVPVDIYLPGCPPRPEMLLHAILKLHDKIQEMPLGVHREEAVREAEQAALAVTPTIELKGLLR